A genomic stretch from Telmatocola sphagniphila includes:
- a CDS encoding dicarboxylate/amino acid:cation symporter: MSSRSESGHYKILISLVLGAALGVLANSFAPESLLLKGLIRNFTRPLGQIFINLLMLGIIPLVFASLALGVTRLGGGNNLGRIGFKTISYFVLTTTCAACIGLTLVNSIKPGNQISDEQKTKLMAAKGEADKKLQNKREVDINLLVNIVPSNPLKAFSDKDMLAVIFTSLLVGVALTRIEQERAQLIVKVLEGVNQITDFILGTAMKLAPYAVFCLIFTTAAEFGWELLVALAAFVATVLIGLGIQLLVVFPILVKLLGGMNPLEFFRKSRGTMITAFSTSSSSATLPTAMKCAEEELGVPKAVSRFVLPLSASMNHNGTALFEGVTVMFLAQVFGVDLTLQQQLIVLVMCVITATGLAGVPGGSIPLIGLILAQNGVQPDAIAIVLGVDRLLDMCRTMVNVTGDLTTTLYVSRSERENLKLEGPPPEPAEAA, translated from the coding sequence ATGTCGAGTCGTTCCGAATCGGGTCATTACAAAATTTTGATCAGCCTCGTTCTCGGGGCCGCTTTGGGAGTTCTGGCAAACTCCTTCGCGCCCGAGAGCCTGCTACTCAAAGGGCTTATAAGAAACTTCACCCGTCCTCTGGGTCAGATTTTCATCAATCTCCTGATGCTGGGCATCATTCCGCTGGTGTTTGCTTCGCTGGCCCTGGGAGTTACCCGTCTCGGTGGTGGAAATAACCTGGGGCGAATCGGCTTCAAAACGATCAGCTACTTCGTTCTTACCACCACCTGTGCGGCCTGCATCGGCCTAACTTTGGTGAACAGCATTAAGCCGGGAAATCAGATTTCGGATGAACAGAAAACCAAATTAATGGCGGCCAAGGGAGAAGCGGACAAGAAACTGCAGAATAAACGCGAAGTCGATATCAACCTGCTGGTGAATATCGTTCCTTCCAATCCGCTGAAGGCCTTTTCCGACAAGGATATGCTGGCCGTGATTTTCACCTCTCTCCTGGTGGGAGTAGCGCTGACTCGAATCGAACAGGAACGCGCGCAACTGATCGTCAAAGTCCTCGAAGGGGTAAACCAGATCACCGATTTTATTCTGGGCACGGCCATGAAGCTGGCTCCGTACGCCGTGTTTTGTCTGATTTTCACCACCGCGGCCGAATTTGGTTGGGAATTGCTGGTCGCACTCGCGGCTTTTGTGGCCACCGTACTCATCGGACTAGGAATTCAGCTTCTGGTGGTTTTCCCGATTCTCGTGAAGTTGCTCGGCGGCATGAATCCCCTGGAGTTTTTCCGAAAATCACGCGGTACGATGATTACTGCCTTCTCCACCAGTTCTTCGAGTGCCACACTCCCGACGGCCATGAAATGTGCAGAAGAGGAGTTGGGGGTCCCCAAAGCGGTTTCCCGTTTTGTCCTGCCCTTGAGTGCCTCGATGAATCATAACGGCACGGCCCTTTTCGAGGGGGTGACCGTGATGTTCCTCGCTCAAGTGTTTGGTGTCGACCTCACCCTGCAACAACAACTGATCGTTCTGGTAATGTGCGTGATCACCGCGACAGGCTTGGCCGGGGTGCCGGGAGGCTCGATCCCGTTAATCGGATTGATTCTGGCTCAGAACGGAGTTCAACCGGATGCGATTGCGATCGTACTCGGCGTGGATCGACTTTTGGATATGTGCCGGACGATGGTGAATGTAACGGGAGATCTCACTACGACGCTATATGTTTCCCGGAGTGAGCGAGAGAATTTAAAATTGGAAGGGCCTCCGCCAGAACCGGCGGAGGCCGCTTAA
- a CDS encoding valine--tRNA ligase codes for MSNEIAKAYDTKEAQGRCLQFWLEKGYFSADPKNPAEAYSIVIPPPNVTGALHLGHALNNTLQDILIRWRRMQGRNTLWIPGTDHAGIATQSVVEKRILTEEKKNRHDLGREELVKRIWQWKEQYEARITTQLKQLGSSADWNRQRFTLDPICAKAVRETFFNMFKDGYIYRGKRLVNWDTQLQTSVADDETYTEDTAGGFWTFRYPVVGSEESIRFSTTRPETMLGDSALCVHPSDERYQHLIGKRVSLPHSLGRTIPIIADGLLADPTLGTGCVKVTPAHDPNDYACWQRNPQIEIINILNPDGTINANGGNYAGQDRFKVREAIVKEMEELGFFEGREDRTIPLKFSDRSKTPIEPYLSDQWFVKMADREDGKPGLAQMALDAVTSGAVKFFPERYAKTYLDWLGEKRDWCISRQLWWGHRIPVWTKVISSSDMRYKLEHDEQWSDFFLAGEASEHLIAVQTSTEMYHVTGHRKSHQCFGEAIQTSEKEEVTWFIAPSPSQSDNPNFVSWLNSHGFTQDSDVLDTWFSSALWPHSTLGWPEETPEFKKYYPTSTLVTSRDIITLWVARMVLTGLYNTGKIPFRHVYVHPKMLDGFGETMSKSKGNGVDPLDIIDIYGTDALRFGMASLATETQDSRLPVSNICPNCGTSVPVKQEHMYMRTKKLNCPSCKQPFRPGGPWPDEDKELKTAKQGAERFELGRNFANKMWNAARFILMNIEPGFVPQKLDYAKLPIEDKWILSRLSTTSREITEHLESYRFSDVAKQIYEFTWSEFCDWYIEMAKGRTKGDSAESVQSVLVGVLDGILKLVHPVMPFVAESIWQELNQRVPNRGLESVAKAADSVMVASWPSYPASWSDAGLEKRFARMQELVRGVREIRNRYMIDTRTPLDTTVICAEEVASDFTALELFIKLLAGVGKLESGPGLTKPKQAATVLASDFETFVSLQGLIDPAGEVKRLEKQIVDKKKSLEGTRKKLSDEKFVSRAPAEIIEQQKALIVDLEKQIVSLEGMIQSFKE; via the coding sequence ATGAGCAACGAAATCGCCAAAGCCTACGACACCAAGGAAGCGCAAGGCCGCTGCCTGCAATTCTGGTTGGAAAAGGGTTACTTTTCTGCCGATCCTAAAAATCCGGCCGAAGCCTATTCCATCGTCATCCCGCCGCCGAACGTCACAGGGGCATTGCACCTCGGGCACGCTCTGAACAACACCCTGCAGGATATCCTGATCCGCTGGCGGCGGATGCAGGGCCGCAATACCTTGTGGATTCCCGGGACCGATCATGCCGGGATCGCCACGCAGAGTGTGGTGGAAAAGCGCATTCTGACGGAAGAGAAAAAGAATCGCCACGACCTCGGCCGCGAGGAACTGGTCAAACGCATCTGGCAATGGAAAGAGCAATACGAAGCCCGCATCACCACCCAGTTGAAGCAACTAGGCTCCAGTGCGGACTGGAATCGGCAGCGCTTTACGCTCGACCCGATCTGCGCCAAGGCCGTGCGCGAAACCTTCTTCAACATGTTCAAGGACGGCTACATCTACCGCGGCAAACGGTTGGTGAACTGGGATACGCAACTGCAAACCAGCGTGGCCGATGATGAAACTTACACTGAGGATACGGCTGGGGGATTTTGGACGTTCCGTTATCCCGTGGTTGGGAGTGAAGAATCGATTCGCTTTTCGACCACGCGACCGGAAACCATGCTCGGCGACTCCGCCCTCTGCGTGCACCCCAGCGATGAACGCTACCAGCATCTGATCGGCAAAAGAGTTTCTTTACCGCATAGCCTGGGTAGGACGATTCCCATCATCGCCGATGGCTTGCTGGCCGATCCGACGCTGGGTACCGGATGCGTGAAGGTGACACCGGCTCACGATCCGAACGACTATGCTTGCTGGCAGCGAAATCCGCAGATTGAGATCATCAACATCCTCAATCCGGACGGCACCATAAACGCTAATGGAGGTAATTACGCCGGGCAGGATCGTTTCAAGGTTCGCGAAGCGATTGTGAAAGAGATGGAAGAACTCGGGTTTTTTGAAGGCCGGGAAGACCGTACAATTCCTTTGAAATTCAGCGATCGCAGCAAGACGCCGATTGAGCCCTATCTCTCCGATCAGTGGTTCGTGAAAATGGCTGATCGCGAGGATGGTAAGCCGGGCCTGGCTCAAATGGCGCTCGATGCCGTGACTTCCGGTGCGGTAAAATTTTTCCCCGAAAGATACGCCAAGACCTATCTCGACTGGCTGGGGGAAAAACGCGACTGGTGCATCAGCCGGCAGTTATGGTGGGGGCACCGAATACCTGTATGGACTAAAGTGATTTCATCATCGGATATGAGGTACAAGCTTGAACACGACGAACAATGGTCTGATTTTTTCCTTGCAGGCGAAGCTTCAGAACATCTTATTGCGGTTCAAACTTCGACTGAAATGTACCACGTGACCGGACATAGAAAATCTCACCAATGTTTTGGGGAAGCAATTCAGACTTCAGAGAAAGAAGAAGTCACATGGTTTATCGCACCTTCACCTTCACAAAGTGACAACCCTAACTTCGTGTCTTGGCTGAATTCGCATGGATTTACGCAAGATTCTGACGTCCTCGACACTTGGTTCTCCTCCGCGTTGTGGCCGCATTCGACTCTCGGCTGGCCGGAAGAGACACCCGAGTTCAAAAAGTATTACCCAACCAGCACCCTGGTGACTAGCCGCGACATCATCACTTTGTGGGTGGCCCGCATGGTGCTGACCGGCCTCTACAACACCGGCAAAATTCCGTTCCGACATGTTTACGTTCACCCGAAGATGCTGGATGGATTTGGCGAAACCATGTCCAAATCCAAGGGCAACGGGGTGGATCCGCTCGATATCATCGATATTTACGGCACGGATGCTTTGCGTTTTGGAATGGCAAGCTTGGCGACCGAAACCCAGGATAGCCGATTACCAGTCAGCAACATCTGCCCTAACTGCGGTACTTCGGTTCCGGTCAAGCAAGAGCACATGTACATGCGGACGAAGAAGCTGAATTGCCCTTCGTGCAAACAGCCATTCCGTCCGGGGGGTCCCTGGCCCGATGAAGACAAGGAATTGAAGACGGCCAAGCAAGGCGCAGAACGCTTCGAACTGGGTCGAAACTTCGCCAACAAGATGTGGAACGCCGCTCGATTCATTTTGATGAATATCGAGCCGGGCTTTGTGCCTCAAAAACTCGATTACGCAAAGCTCCCGATTGAAGACAAATGGATTCTCAGTCGCTTATCCACGACCTCGCGAGAAATTACCGAACATCTCGAAAGCTACCGATTCAGCGATGTCGCCAAGCAGATTTACGAATTCACCTGGTCGGAATTCTGCGACTGGTACATCGAAATGGCCAAGGGTCGCACGAAAGGCGACTCCGCAGAGAGCGTTCAATCGGTACTGGTCGGTGTGCTCGATGGGATTCTGAAACTGGTACATCCCGTGATGCCCTTTGTGGCCGAGAGCATCTGGCAGGAACTCAATCAACGGGTGCCCAACCGCGGTCTGGAATCTGTCGCCAAAGCCGCCGATTCTGTAATGGTTGCCTCCTGGCCGAGCTATCCGGCGAGTTGGTCCGATGCCGGGTTGGAAAAACGCTTTGCCCGCATGCAGGAACTGGTGCGCGGCGTGCGCGAGATTCGCAATCGCTATATGATCGATACCCGCACGCCTTTGGATACGACGGTCATTTGTGCCGAGGAAGTGGCGAGCGATTTCACTGCTCTCGAATTGTTTATCAAGCTTCTGGCGGGAGTGGGCAAACTCGAAAGTGGACCGGGACTTACTAAGCCGAAACAGGCCGCGACGGTCTTGGCAAGCGACTTTGAGACCTTCGTATCGTTGCAGGGGTTGATTGATCCCGCCGGCGAGGTGAAACGACTAGAGAAGCAGATCGTCGACAAGAAAAAATCGTTGGAAGGTACCCGAAAGAAACTTTCCGACGAGAAATTCGTATCGCGAGCCCCGGCAGAGATCATCGAGCAGCAGAAAGCCCTGATCGTCGATCTCGAAAAGCAGATCGTCAGTTTGGAAGGGATGATTCAGAGCTTTAAGGAGTGA
- a CDS encoding rhomboid family intramembrane serine protease encodes MGIQDRDYYRKDTAGSFGNLLSAGSVVKTLVVIYSVVFLTEVFTKQLPPRGIGPFTSRMIFESESIREGEIWRLFTGLFLSNPYGLLGVLCNLFTLWWAGKEICLIYGDREFVSFFLSAGLLGSVVAFAISLTLQEPIILFLAATPMVSLLTLYAMHYPRTQILLFFVLPVPIWICIGLLVAIDLMNVSDGHPPVNLGADLTSIIFAVLYKRNNWRIFKILNRLNVFAKRDSQSQLRVYREKSKPNSQRSEPISVAEPNRSSPNIKIATDEQLEARLDQVLDKVQKQGQASLTDEERELLFRASEIYKKRRKSD; translated from the coding sequence ATGGGAATCCAGGATCGAGATTATTACAGGAAAGACACGGCAGGATCGTTTGGAAACCTCCTTTCCGCCGGATCGGTTGTTAAGACGCTTGTAGTGATTTATTCAGTGGTTTTCCTTACTGAAGTTTTCACAAAACAACTCCCCCCTCGGGGAATAGGCCCTTTCACCTCGCGGATGATCTTTGAAAGCGAATCGATCCGGGAGGGGGAGATCTGGCGGCTGTTCACGGGTTTATTCCTGAGTAATCCGTATGGATTGCTTGGAGTGCTCTGTAATTTGTTCACGCTTTGGTGGGCCGGTAAAGAAATTTGCCTGATTTATGGCGATCGGGAATTTGTCAGTTTTTTTCTCTCGGCCGGTTTACTCGGATCGGTAGTGGCCTTTGCAATCAGCCTGACACTTCAGGAGCCGATTATTCTGTTCTTGGCCGCAACTCCGATGGTTAGTCTTCTGACGCTTTATGCAATGCATTACCCGCGAACCCAGATTTTGCTTTTTTTCGTACTCCCAGTCCCCATCTGGATTTGCATCGGTCTCTTGGTCGCAATTGATTTGATGAACGTTTCTGATGGACACCCCCCCGTCAATCTCGGCGCCGACCTTACGAGTATCATCTTTGCGGTTCTCTATAAACGAAACAATTGGCGGATTTTCAAAATCCTGAATCGACTAAACGTCTTTGCAAAACGGGACTCGCAATCTCAGCTGAGGGTATACCGGGAGAAATCCAAACCGAATTCCCAACGATCCGAGCCGATATCTGTAGCTGAGCCGAATCGGAGTTCCCCCAACATCAAAATTGCAACCGATGAACAGTTGGAAGCCCGGCTCGATCAGGTGCTGGATAAAGTCCAGAAGCAGGGGCAGGCCAGCCTGACGGACGAAGAGCGAGAATTGCTCTTTCGGGCGAGTGAAATCTACAAAAAGCGAAGGAAAAGCGATTAG
- a CDS encoding FmdB family zinc ribbon protein, which translates to MPIYDYHCDPCQKDFEILIRNDQDREDLHCPDCQNKHLRQLLSMPAKPVMAMASSTPCGGEGPSCGAPWCQRGRN; encoded by the coding sequence ATGCCAATTTACGACTATCACTGCGATCCGTGTCAGAAAGATTTTGAAATTTTAATCCGTAACGATCAGGATCGAGAAGACTTGCACTGCCCGGACTGCCAGAATAAGCACCTTCGGCAACTCTTGAGTATGCCCGCAAAGCCGGTCATGGCAATGGCTTCGAGCACACCCTGCGGTGGAGAAGGACCTTCCTGCGGCGCTCCCTGGTGTCAGCGCGGTAGGAATTGA
- a CDS encoding Tex-like N-terminal domain-containing protein has product MQTEQQSATLLEASRIAQDFQIRKSQVESVMQLLDEGCTVPYLARYAREKTGGLPEDILRRLAERIHEYRQHQDRKKTILKNLEAQGKLTPELKEAIQAAETPRRLDDLYLPFKPKKKSTSQDARDRGLEPLALAIWNRDPAVENLLDVVNGMVAPEKLLITPEDVLNGAQQILAEMIADLAIVRAPARPILWETGNLVVTKNDSASEEKARDYRDYHKFSESIKTIPAHRILLINRGERENVLKVRVEADSERIKLASLKALNLQDHPHQAFLLQVADDAITRLLLPSLEKEVRRELTDIASDHAIGTAARNLHSMLMQHPLVNKRLLAIDPGMRNGCRVAVLSEDGELLEETSIFPHSPQYQRKESKHALEKMIRKHGVQVIAIGNGTASRDTEVLVSDLIHAFDCKRKGLPIPEDPVMVAPAAAKTEKEVAKPTAPEVSETPAVTAEASETPASVSEVSESTPEATTITPETPVPETATTPTATPETPAPVEAPLAAPVEAPQVVLEDLSALPEPDLELAYAVINEAGSNDYSTSPIAREEFPELDPTVRAAISIGRRLQDPLRELVKLDPQQIGIGVYQQDVKVKKLKETLETVIESCVNDIGVDLNKATISLLRFVSGLNPILAREIVDHRSRNGVYKKREDLLQVSTMTPEKYRQAAAFLQISGGEEPLDATRLHPEQYVLLKQLLSEYGFITADLSHPEKNEKIKEKLKTFNLQQLSERWKVSPDTVKDVLDAVFVPTTDPRLHGPVPILRKAMLQFEELAVGQELQGTVLNVVQFGAFVDVGLRDSGLVHISQMANRFIRSPFDVVSVGDIVKCWVLKIDTTAKKVSLTMIDPHPPARQERRQDQRPPRQEQRSERNDRPAPQGDRPPRPAGQGGGDQPRRGFQPRPGGGQQQGGGRFQRRDQQAPPPSSKPVDVTPPSNRKPRTDKPLPKLSKDALKGKAPLQTFGELMAFFKAKEEPGAPAKPPESAPPQAPEAQTPPEGETPKAE; this is encoded by the coding sequence ATGCAAACTGAACAACAGTCCGCCACGCTTCTCGAAGCATCCCGTATCGCTCAAGACTTTCAAATCCGCAAATCGCAGGTTGAGAGTGTGATGCAGCTACTGGATGAGGGGTGTACTGTACCCTATCTAGCAAGGTATGCACGCGAAAAAACGGGAGGACTACCGGAGGATATACTGCGGCGTCTTGCCGAGCGAATTCACGAATACCGACAGCATCAGGATCGCAAAAAAACGATTTTGAAAAACCTTGAAGCTCAGGGAAAGCTGACTCCGGAACTGAAGGAGGCCATCCAGGCCGCGGAAACTCCGCGAAGACTGGACGATCTCTACCTTCCCTTCAAGCCGAAGAAAAAATCGACTTCTCAGGATGCCCGCGATCGCGGGCTGGAACCACTGGCACTGGCCATCTGGAATCGCGATCCGGCTGTGGAAAATCTGCTCGATGTCGTCAACGGCATGGTCGCTCCGGAAAAACTACTCATCACACCGGAAGACGTGCTGAACGGTGCCCAGCAGATTCTCGCCGAGATGATCGCCGATCTGGCCATCGTGCGAGCTCCGGCCCGACCGATCCTCTGGGAAACCGGCAATCTGGTCGTTACCAAGAACGATTCGGCAAGCGAAGAAAAAGCACGCGATTATCGCGACTATCACAAATTCAGCGAGAGCATCAAAACCATCCCGGCCCATCGCATCCTGCTCATCAACCGGGGCGAACGGGAAAACGTACTGAAGGTTCGCGTGGAAGCGGATTCCGAGCGAATCAAACTCGCCAGTTTGAAAGCTCTGAATCTTCAGGATCATCCGCATCAGGCTTTTCTACTTCAAGTCGCCGACGATGCCATCACTCGCCTGCTTCTTCCGAGCCTGGAGAAGGAAGTCCGTCGCGAACTGACCGATATCGCCTCCGATCACGCCATCGGCACTGCCGCCCGTAACCTTCACAGCATGCTGATGCAGCATCCGCTGGTGAACAAGCGATTACTGGCGATCGACCCCGGCATGCGTAACGGCTGCCGCGTGGCGGTTCTTTCCGAAGACGGCGAACTTCTGGAAGAGACTTCGATTTTCCCGCACTCGCCGCAGTACCAGCGAAAAGAATCGAAGCACGCTCTCGAAAAAATGATTCGAAAGCATGGCGTTCAGGTCATCGCCATCGGCAACGGCACGGCCAGCCGGGATACCGAAGTCCTGGTCAGCGATTTGATCCATGCCTTCGATTGCAAGCGAAAAGGTTTGCCGATCCCGGAAGATCCGGTGATGGTCGCCCCGGCAGCTGCTAAAACCGAAAAAGAAGTAGCCAAACCGACCGCTCCGGAAGTCTCGGAAACACCTGCGGTTACGGCAGAAGCGAGTGAAACACCCGCCTCTGTCAGTGAAGTGTCGGAATCAACTCCGGAAGCGACTACGATAACACCTGAAACACCTGTCCCGGAAACGGCAACAACACCAACTGCGACTCCCGAAACTCCTGCTCCGGTAGAAGCGCCTCTGGCTGCTCCGGTAGAAGCGCCTCAGGTTGTTCTGGAAGATTTATCCGCGCTCCCAGAACCCGATCTGGAACTGGCTTATGCCGTCATCAACGAAGCGGGCTCCAACGACTACTCCACCAGCCCGATTGCTCGGGAAGAATTTCCCGAATTGGATCCCACAGTACGAGCGGCCATTTCGATCGGTCGCCGCTTACAGGATCCCTTGCGGGAGCTGGTCAAACTCGATCCACAGCAAATCGGAATCGGTGTCTATCAGCAGGATGTCAAAGTCAAGAAGCTGAAAGAGACGCTGGAAACGGTCATTGAATCGTGCGTCAACGATATTGGCGTCGATCTCAACAAGGCCACGATTTCCCTCTTGCGATTTGTCTCGGGTCTGAATCCCATTCTGGCCCGCGAGATCGTCGATCACCGCAGCCGAAACGGGGTTTATAAGAAGCGGGAAGATCTGCTGCAAGTATCGACCATGACGCCGGAGAAATATCGGCAAGCCGCCGCTTTCCTGCAGATCTCCGGGGGCGAAGAACCTCTCGATGCGACCCGATTGCATCCAGAACAATACGTCCTGCTGAAGCAATTGCTTTCCGAATACGGGTTTATCACTGCGGATCTTAGCCATCCTGAAAAGAATGAAAAGATCAAGGAAAAGCTGAAAACCTTCAATCTTCAGCAGCTATCTGAACGCTGGAAGGTCAGCCCCGACACGGTTAAGGATGTCCTCGATGCGGTATTCGTGCCGACCACCGACCCGCGCCTGCACGGACCAGTCCCCATTCTCCGCAAAGCCATGCTGCAATTCGAAGAATTGGCCGTTGGGCAGGAGCTGCAGGGAACGGTTCTCAATGTGGTTCAGTTCGGGGCTTTCGTCGATGTCGGACTTCGAGATAGCGGTCTGGTTCACATCAGTCAGATGGCCAATCGATTCATCCGAAGTCCTTTCGATGTCGTTTCGGTAGGCGATATTGTGAAGTGCTGGGTTCTGAAGATCGACACTACCGCGAAAAAAGTTTCGCTGACGATGATCGATCCCCATCCGCCCGCCCGACAGGAACGGCGACAGGATCAGCGGCCACCACGTCAGGAACAACGATCGGAGCGCAACGATCGACCGGCACCGCAAGGCGACCGTCCGCCGCGCCCCGCAGGACAAGGTGGCGGAGATCAACCCCGTCGCGGTTTCCAGCCTCGACCCGGCGGCGGCCAGCAACAAGGCGGCGGCCGGTTCCAACGCCGCGATCAACAAGCGCCGCCGCCCTCCTCCAAGCCTGTGGATGTCACGCCGCCGTCGAATCGTAAGCCTAGAACGGACAAGCCTTTACCGAAGCTTTCCAAGGATGCGTTGAAGGGGAAGGCCCCGCTGCAAACTTTTGGCGAGTTGATGGCTTTCTTCAAGGCCAAGGAAGAACCGGGCGCTCCCGCTAAACCTCCGGAATCTGCACCGCCGCAAGCTCCGGAAGCCCAAACACCTCCCGAAGGTGAAACACCTAAGGCGGAATAA
- a CDS encoding uracil-DNA glycosylase, whose amino-acid sequence MASDDNPAIDLTEVARELLLSLQTAGVEYLPFDWSKIQNAPAMGPTPVAETVRFSQHFPAPLVPPPPVTSPVPPQKLDRPAPITRTPAPALTPVATPTKPKPTKNPPKQLPTVSPLQLEVEACEKCTSLSATRIKPIFGQGSSKPVILFLGDSPIAEEDRKSQLFVDEAGELFQKMMVACGLTPEEIYITTALKCRLPGSREAKPQERENCRGYLEAQIMELQPQAICCFGESASRGLLNSLEEWNTLRAGKHQYIGFPVYCTYHPRTLLKNANLKRDTWDDLRRMLKELGRAVN is encoded by the coding sequence ATGGCAAGTGATGACAACCCGGCAATCGATCTGACGGAAGTTGCTCGAGAACTCCTACTTAGCCTGCAAACCGCCGGCGTGGAATATCTGCCCTTCGACTGGTCAAAGATCCAGAACGCACCAGCTATGGGGCCGACTCCGGTTGCTGAAACCGTGCGATTTTCTCAGCATTTTCCCGCGCCTTTGGTGCCGCCACCGCCGGTGACTAGTCCAGTTCCACCACAGAAACTCGATCGTCCGGCCCCCATAACGCGAACCCCCGCACCTGCGCTTACTCCGGTAGCTACACCAACCAAGCCGAAGCCGACCAAAAATCCGCCGAAGCAACTCCCGACCGTTTCTCCCTTGCAGCTGGAGGTGGAGGCCTGCGAAAAATGCACTTCTTTGAGTGCCACCCGAATCAAGCCGATTTTCGGGCAGGGGAGCAGCAAACCGGTAATCCTCTTTCTGGGCGATTCGCCAATTGCCGAGGAAGATCGGAAAAGCCAGCTTTTCGTCGACGAAGCCGGCGAACTTTTTCAAAAGATGATGGTAGCCTGCGGCTTGACCCCGGAAGAGATTTATATCACGACCGCACTGAAATGCCGGTTACCCGGCTCCAGAGAAGCCAAACCGCAGGAACGCGAGAATTGCCGGGGCTATCTCGAAGCCCAGATCATGGAATTGCAGCCGCAGGCGATCTGCTGCTTTGGCGAATCCGCCAGCCGAGGTTTACTGAATTCGCTGGAAGAGTGGAATACCTTGCGTGCCGGCAAGCATCAGTACATTGGCTTCCCGGTCTATTGCACCTATCATCCCCGGACGTTACTCAAAAATGCAAATCTCAAGCGCGATACCTGGGATGATCTCCGTCGCATGCTGAAGGAGCTGGGCCGGGCCGTGAATTGA
- the truB gene encoding tRNA pseudouridine(55) synthase TruB has product MHGILVLNKPSGPTSRSAVNEIQKLLFRRTKLGHAGTLDPLASGVLLLALGQATRLIEYLQDMPKVYRTVIRLGATSSTDDAAGEIAERAGQTPVAEADIREKLESFVGIIEQLPPAFSAIKIDGKRAHELARKNRTVELTPRPVRIDCIDFLGYQWPELELRIHCGKGTYIRSIARDLGEKLGCGGLVQVLEREAVGPFDLSDPLPVDCNFEMIQRAVMPMESAIAGMPREQISEEEIAKLYQGQFLNRLGQPDLEELALFDQKGVLQGIVSRKEGTLYPQKVFKNY; this is encoded by the coding sequence ATGCACGGAATCCTGGTACTCAATAAGCCTTCCGGTCCCACCTCCCGGTCGGCGGTCAACGAAATTCAGAAGCTGCTCTTTCGCCGCACCAAACTGGGCCATGCGGGAACCCTCGACCCGTTAGCCAGTGGCGTGCTGCTGCTCGCTCTAGGCCAGGCCACGCGTCTGATTGAATATCTGCAGGACATGCCGAAGGTTTACCGAACGGTCATTCGGTTGGGAGCTACCAGCAGCACCGACGATGCCGCCGGGGAGATCGCGGAGAGAGCAGGGCAGACGCCAGTAGCAGAAGCCGATATTCGCGAGAAACTGGAGTCGTTTGTCGGAATCATCGAGCAGTTACCTCCCGCCTTTTCCGCCATCAAAATTGATGGCAAAAGAGCCCACGAGCTAGCCCGAAAAAACAGGACGGTGGAACTGACTCCTCGACCTGTGCGGATCGACTGCATTGACTTTCTCGGGTACCAGTGGCCAGAGTTGGAACTCCGCATCCATTGCGGAAAAGGGACTTACATCCGCTCGATTGCTCGCGACCTGGGAGAGAAATTAGGTTGTGGCGGTCTGGTACAAGTACTCGAACGCGAAGCAGTGGGCCCATTCGATCTTTCAGATCCACTGCCGGTCGATTGCAATTTTGAAATGATCCAACGGGCCGTGATGCCGATGGAAAGTGCGATAGCGGGTATGCCTCGCGAGCAGATTTCGGAGGAAGAGATCGCCAAACTCTATCAGGGCCAGTTTCTCAATCGGCTTGGGCAACCCGATTTGGAGGAACTCGCACTTTTCGATCAAAAGGGCGTTCTTCAGGGGATTGTCAGCCGCAAAGAGGGGACTTTATATCCCCAGAAGGTGTTTAAGAATTATTGA
- a CDS encoding ArsR/SmtB family transcription factor has protein sequence MSLTEGSTSMTDLEQAKNCAKLLQAIAEPNRIRIIECLWAGSKNVTELHKMLDVAIVNVSHHLGVLRSAGLVQDKKQGRFVLYSLSPKYFREDPSAPKSLDLGWCQIAIPRT, from the coding sequence ATGTCTTTGACCGAAGGATCCACCTCAATGACCGACCTGGAACAAGCGAAGAACTGCGCTAAGTTACTCCAGGCGATCGCTGAACCCAATCGGATACGCATTATCGAGTGTCTTTGGGCCGGTTCGAAAAATGTCACCGAACTTCACAAAATGCTGGATGTGGCCATCGTTAACGTCTCTCACCACTTGGGTGTGTTGCGCTCGGCCGGTCTGGTGCAGGATAAAAAGCAGGGCCGATTCGTTCTGTACTCGCTCTCTCCCAAGTATTTCCGGGAAGACCCCTCGGCCCCCAAGAGCCTGGATCTGGGCTGGTGCCAAATTGCCATTCCTCGGACGTAA